Proteins found in one Quercus robur chromosome 2, dhQueRobu3.1, whole genome shotgun sequence genomic segment:
- the LOC126704658 gene encoding uncharacterized protein LOC126704658 has product MQLEIDQLKKKLRHARREQTPSNSDVSSDGEEEASYRRRLRTLPSESFSYHEEYHHKHTYKSPPCRGLGNNAMSKALNQISKSPFTRKIEGAILPWWFHQPTFTIYNGRTDLMEHVSYFNKRMIVHSKDETLMCKMFPSSLGPVAMRWFDGLRADSIDSFKKLTRAFDSRFIACSKVPRPLDSLLSLSMQKEETLKTYSDRYWEMFNEIDGDFDDVAIDTFKVGLPTKHGLRKSLTGKMVTSMRQFMDWIDKYKRVEEDQ; this is encoded by the coding sequence ATGCAACTAGAGATTGACCAGTTAAAGAAGAAGTTGCGCCATGCACGACGAGAACAAACCCCCTCCAACTCTGATGTTTCCTCTGACGGTGAAGAAGAGGCTAGTTATAGGCGAAGGTTAAGAACTCTACCCAGCGAATCTTTTTCCTACCATGAAGAATACCATCACAAACATACATACAAGAGCCCGCCCTGTAGAGGCCTAGGAAATAACGCTATGAGCAAAGCATTGAACCAGATTTCCAAGTCGCCCTTTACGCGCAAGATTGAAGGGGCAATACTTCCTTGGTGGTTCCATCAGCCAACGTTCACCATCTACAATGGTCGAACGGACCTTATGGAGCATGTGAGCTACTTCAATAAGAGAATGATTGTCCATTCCAAAGATGAAACCTTGATGTGCAAGATGTTCCCGTCCAGTCTAGGACccgtggcgatgagatggttcgacGGCCTAAGGGcagattccatagattccttcaAGAAGCTCACCCGGGCGTTTGACTCTCGTTTTATTGCGTGTAGCAAGGTTCCTCGGCCCTTGGATTCCCtgctgtccttatccatgcaaaAAGAGGAGACCCTGAAGACATATTCGGAcagatactgggagatgttcAATGAAATAGATGgtgattttgatgatgtggcCATCGATACTTTTAAGGTCGGCCTTCCAACCAAGCACGGTTTAAGAAAATCTCTAACTGGTAAAATGGTCACCAGTATGCGCCAATTCATGGACTGGATTGATAAGTATAAGAGGGTCGAGGAAGACCAATAG
- the LOC126704665 gene encoding uncharacterized protein LOC126704665 — protein MNKHHRIYNNSQDSSILPPSSSSSSSSSLKQKLKSSLCCFHSHGQRDDNSVNYSSDSQEPRLYRSTSMKLRPQRCLVNHDALIPPELKDKCKNLMSRIGAGGGGGGGGGRHRRRHSADFKYDPLSYALNFDEGENDDGYGYGYGNCNGNGVPSRDSVDVPLRNFASRLPPSPPHTGIATHS, from the coding sequence ATGAACAAGCACCACCGCATCTACAACAACAGCCAAGATTCGTCGATATTGCCGCCGTCGTcgtcctcctcctcctcctcgtcTCTCAAGCAAAAGCTCAAGTCGTCCCTGTGTTGCTTCCACAGTCACGGCCAACGTGATGACAATTCCGTGAATTACTCTTCCGACTCGCAGGAGCCGAGGCTGTACCGGAGCACGTCGATGAAGCTGAGGCCGCAGCGGTGCTTGGTGAATCACGATGCTCTCATACCGCCGGAGTTGAAAGACAAGTGCAAGAACTTGATGTCGCGAATCGGAGCaggaggtggaggaggaggaggaggagggaggCACCGGAGGCGCCATTCCGCTGATTTCAAATACGATCCTCTCAGCTACGCCCTCAATTTCGACGAGGGCGAAAACGACGACGGTTACGGTTACGGTTACGGCAACTGTAACGGTAATGGAGTGCCGTCTCGCGATTCCGTCGATGTTCCGTTACGGAATTTCGCGTCAAGGTTACCGCCGTCTCCGCCGCACACGGGGATCGCCACCCATAGTTGA